The following is a genomic window from Spirosoma foliorum.
ACTGACTGGCCGTTTCCAGAATAAGCTGAATGTCAGACTCTGTCAGGTCTTTGATACCCACCAAATGGCGGACACTGAGGGATTGGGCCATAAGACTAGTATAACTATAAATTGGGCAAAGATAGGTCTAGTCAGTTAAAGATAGCAGTCGGGCAATACTTTATTCTCGCAATCGGATAAGCGGAAACAGCGATGATTCAACATGCGATTCGTTCATAAGCCGACCGAGCTGTTCTGCCTTTTCGGGATTCTTGGCTGCCACGTCGTGACTTTCGGCGGGGTCTTTCGAGAGGTCGTATAACTCAACCGGGCCTGTTGGGTTGTTGGAAACCTGTAATCGAACGGCTTTCCAGTCGCCCCGGCGGATGGCTTGTCGGCCCCCATTTTCGTGAAACTCCCAATACAGATAAGCATGTTTTTTCTGAGGCCCTTTACTTGTCAGCGCTGGTACAAACGAAAGCCCATCCACGCGACCCGGTGTTTGCGCGCCAGCCAATTCGGTAAACGTGGGGAGTACGTCCCAAAAAGCCCCGACGAAATCGCTCCGACTACCGGCTTTAACAACGCCAGGCCAGCGAGCAATGAAAGGTTCCCGAATACCTCCTTCGTACAAATCGCGCTTGACGCCCCGGAAACCACCACTGCTGTTAAAGAATGTTGGATCAGCTCCGCCTTCAACGTGTGGACCGTTGTCGCTGGTAAAAATCACAAGGGTATTTTTATCCAATCCTTTCGCTTTCAGTTTAGCCATCACCTGACCAACGTAGAGGTCGAGACGGGCAACCATGGCGGCAAACGTAGCGTGTGGATACGCTTGGGAGGCATACCCACCGGTTTTCGCATCAGGACCATAGTCGGCTCCTACATAAGGCTTTTCGGCAAACTTTCCCTTATAATGTTGAAAGATGCTGTCATTGGGAACAACCAATTCTGCATGAGGTAAAATATAGGGCAGGAATAGGAAAAAAGGTTGACTGGTCTTCCGATTGTCCAGAAAGGCCAGTGCCTGTTTCTGAATCAGGTCTGGCGCGTATTCCTTCATCTGACGTAAATTCTCATTCGCCGTCAGCACAACTTTCTGGCTGTTGTTCCAGAGATGATCGGGGTAATATCGGTGCGCCAGTCCCTGACAATTGTAGCCATAGAACTGATCGAAGCCCTGCTTATTCGGGTCGCCTTCTGAGCCGACGGGTCCCAGTCCCCACTTCCCGAAGGCTGCCGTTGCGTAACCCGCCCGTTGCAGAAGTTCGGCAACTGTCGTAACCGAATCGGCAATGGGTTGTTGGCCTTCGGGTTTGATCTCTTTATTACCCCGAATGTACGTATGACCCGTATGCAACCCCGTCATCAAAGAAGCCCGCGACGGCGCGCATACCGATGTACCTGCATAAAATTGCGGAAACTGCATGCCTTCGGCAGCCAACCGGTCAATGTTTGGAGTTTTAATCAGGTTTTGCCCGTTGATACCTATGTCCCCATAACCGAGGTCATCGGCCAGAATAAAGACAATATTAGGTCGATTGGCAGGACGTGTTTGTGCCTGGCTATATAGGGCAACAAGTGTGCTGATGATAAGCAAAATAAGTCTGTTCATAACGTATCCGTAAAGCAGAAAAGGCACTTACTACTGCCTAAAAGCCTATTTGCCGCTTGCCTTACTTGACTGCGGTAAAAGTCATTTTAGGTTGTTGCATAGCCTTTTCTAATAGCTTGATTTCCAATTTAAGAATCGCTTCTTCTGCGTTTGCGTCAATTTTTTCGGGGTCGTCGGAGGGTCTGTGATAGTCGGGATGGCCGCCTGTATGGAAAAACAAGACCGGAATTTGTTTGGCATAAAAAGCCGCGTTATCAGACCCGCCGTTGCCTGCCCGATCGGTGAAGAACTTGATGGAACTTTCGGCGCCTTTGAACACGATTGGCCAGGTATCGCTGGTGCCGTAACCACCAATTCCAATACCTCGTTCGGGATTATAGCGACCAATCATGTCCATACACACCATGAAATTTAACTTGTCGAGTGGTAGTGTCGGGTTATTCAGGAAATAGCGGGAACCTTGCAAGCCCAACTCTTCGGCTCCGAAGGCCATGAATAGAATGTTGTAGGACTCTTTTACGCCGTTTTTTGCGAAATACTGAGCCAGCTCTAGCAAGCCAGCCACACCCGACGCGTTGTCGTCGGCCCCGTTATGAATTTTGCCTTGTGGCAATGAATCCAGCGAACTCCCCTGTCGCCCTAATCCCAGATGGTCATAATGGGCTCCAACGACAATCGTATAAGGCGCTTCGTTATCTAAAAAACCGATCACATTGGCTGCTTTTCGAAGGCTATCCGGCACAACTACCCGCCGAACTTTAGCCGTAAACGATTGATAATAGCCATCAGTACCCAGCGGCTTTAGGCCATATTTTTTGAAGTGTTTTTCAATGTAGCGAGCGGTTTTGGCATTTTCTGGACTACCCGTTCCGCGTCCCTGCATCTTGTCGGAAGCGAGTGTATTGATGTGTTTTATAATACGCCTTGCTGAAGGTTCCTGAGCAAATAATGGACTTGTCAGTAAGATGAGAAGAAAGAGAAATTGTTTTTTCATGAATAGACTATAGCACCAACATAAGTCAGTATGGGCACAAAGCTATCCAGAAAATAGATTTGACGGGCTTCCCCTCCGATGAATAGCTTTTATTGAAAACAAAACCTTCAGATGATGCAACTATAAGTTCGCATCATCTGAAGGTTAAGAGTTAATCGGTGAATTTATGCCTTAGCGTGGCCCACGACTGCCTTCACCTTGTGGTCGATTGGGATGTCCTCCCTGCTGACCTCTGTCTCGACCTGGTTGCTGATTACTTCGCCCTGGTTGTTGACCGTTCATACGCCCCGGATTACCACCTGGACGTGCGCCCCGATTCGCTACCTGATTGTGCATCGGGTGATTGTTGATTACATAATATTTCGAATCACGGCTATCGCGGATGGGTTGCTGGTCGTAACGACCTTTGAACGATGCGTACTGCTTCCGATAAACAGCATTCCGTAGATAGGGCTGGTTATCGTTGATAACTACTTTGTGCATCCGGTACAGATCGTAGCTGCTATAACGGGGAGGCAATACGGATGTTGTAATCCATCGCCCGCCGTCGAAATAAATCCACTGTTGCTGGGGAACATTGTAATAGATATCCAGATCGGGCAGGTAATAATAGTTTACGTAGTCGTAGCCGGTTGGCCCCCAGATGGGTTGACTTCCGATATTGACGCTGACATTTACCTGTGCGTGGCTGGGTTGATACAATCCAATACCGACCAATAGGCCGAGCATAATTAGTGCGTTTTTCATAATTTTCGTTGATTTAAAGGCAATTCGTCACTATTGACTATCTTCATGTACCGCTGTTTTGGCCTAAACGTTGCTAAAGTATGCGGCTTTTTTGTTCTTAGCGCCAGCCGCCACCCAAAGCCCGATAGAGCGTTACAACTGACTGAAGTTGCTGCAATCGGTCGTTAACGCCATTTAGTTGAGTCGACAGCAGGTTTTGCTCAGCAGTCAATACGTCGGTGTAGTTTGTATTGGCCGTGTATTTGAGCAGTTCTTTTGTGTAAGAAACAGCCTTTTGTAAAGCGGCAAGTTGCTGTTTACGCGTATTGGCTTTATCAACCGCCATCTGGTAGGAATACAACGCATTCGACACCTCCTGACCAGCCGTTAGCAACGTTGACTGATAGGTGTAGTAAGCTTCAGCTTGTGCAGCCTGAGCGCGGTTAAGCCGCTGTCGGTTAATGCCCTGATTGAAAATAGGTTGAGTCAGGCCGCTAATCAGACTTCCATAGAAGGTTCCGGCAAAGAAGCCAGTCAATGTATTCGCTGTTGCAAAACCACCCGTACCGGTAATCGTGAGGGCTGGGTAGAAGTAGGTTCGGGCTACATTGGTCAATTCGAAGGTATTGCGGAAACTATATTCCGCTTCCTGCACATCAGGGCGGTTACTTAGCAATTGAGCTGGAAGTCCCGTTTGCAGGGATGGTGTTGATGCCGTATCCAACTGCATTCGTGGGATACTGTCGGATGGCATGGCTAACAATAGACTTAATGTATTTTCGGTTTGTCGAATATTCTGGCGGATATCCGGTAGCGTCACTTCGGCCGCATATCGGTTGGCTTCACTCTGCACAACATCGGCTCCTGTGACTACTGCGCCTTTTTTCAGCTCTTTCATCGTTTCAACGTCCGTCTTTCGGTTGTCGACCGTTTCCAGCGTGATTTTTAGCTGCCTGTCATAGGCCTGCAACGCATAATAGCCGTTAGCGATGTTGGCAATCAATTGTGTTTGTACAGCGCGTCGATAGGCTTCACTTTGCAGATAAGCGGCTACATAAGCCCGTTTTGTACTCCGCAGTTTCCCCCATACATCGGCCTCCCAACTCGTACTGGCGGTCAGCGAGTACTGCTTAATTGTCGGAATAGACGTGGTGCTTACCGTACTTGATCCGGCATCGGCATTCCTGATATTCAACGCCCGCAATTGCGCCGATGATGATTTGGAGAGCGTAAAACCCGCATTGGTACTAAGCGTTGGAAAAAACGCCAGCTTGCTTTGCAACACATTGGCTTCGGCCGCCTGCATACGGGCGATCGCAATTTTGAGATCCAGGTTATTGGCCAGCCCCCGTTCAATTAACCCTTGCAGAATGGTGTCCGGAAACATCTGCCGCCAGGGCAAGCTCGCCAACGTGGTCGAATCGGTCGTCTGTTGACCCCAATAGAGCTTATCGGTTGTCAGGCCCGGTCTTTCATAGGGTTTGGTCACGCTACAGGAAGCCAGAATGGTCCCCAGTAGCAGTGTTATTCCCAGATTTATATTTTTCGTATTCATGGTATCTAGCTGCTTTACTGTACAAGGGAGTGATACTCCGTTAGGCCGACAGGCCAAAGCCTGTGGAGTCCAATTGCCCTAACGGGCCAACGGAGTGGTACTCCGTTGTACAATCTCATCACTTAATCTTGCTAAGTGCTAACCGTCTTGATAGCTTCTTTCCCTGAATGAGCTTTTTTATCATCAATTTTCTCGGGCTCATCGTCCTCATCATCAGGGTCGTGTTGGGTGGGTGGCCCGCTTATTTTTTCCTGTAAACCCTGAAAAATGACAAATAGCGTTGGTACAAAAAATACCCCGAGTAACGTACCGAAGAGCATCCCACCAATGGCACCCGTCCCAATCGAACGGTTTCCCTGAGCACCGGCACCGCTGGCAAACATCAACGGCATTAAACCGAAAATGAAGGCAAATGAGGTCATCAGAATTGGTCGTAAACGAGCTTTGGCGCCTTCTATCGCCGACTCCAGCAGTTCCATTCCGGTCTGCCTTCGCTCAACGGCGAATTGTACAATCAGGATGGCATTCTTAGCCAGCAAACCAATCAGCATGATGAGCGAGATTTGCATGTAGATGTTGTTGTCTAACCCGAAAAGCCGGGCAAAAACATACACGCCTGATAAGCCAACTGGTAAGGAGAATAAGACCGCAAACGGCAGTAAATAGCTTTCGTATTGTGCGCTTAACAGCAGATAGACGAAGGCCAGACACAGAATAAAAACATACAGCGTTTGCGAACCCACGTTCTGTTCTTCCCGACTAATGCCCGAATACTCGAAACCATAACCCGCCGGGAGCGTTTGGGTTGCCACTTCTTGAATCGCCAGTAAAGCCTGCCCCGTGCTGTAGTTCGAATTAGGAGACCCGTTGACCGACATCGACGAGAACAGGTTGAAACGAGAAACGCTTTCTGGGCCGTAGATTCGTTTCAGGGTAATAAACTCAGTGATCGGAGCCATTGTACCCGCCGACGTTCGCACGGCTATTTTGTTTAGTCCGGCGGGGTTTGACCGGTAGTTTGTATCAGCCTGCATGATAACGCGGTATTGCTTGCCAAACTCATTGAAGTTCGATACGTACGAACTGCCGTAGAAGACCTGCATCGCATTGAGCACATCGCCCACCGTAATGCCCGCTTCTTTACATTTAGCCACATTTACATCCAGCTGATACTGTGGAAAGTTGGGATTGAATGAGGTGGTAGCATACTGAATTTCAGGTCGTTTGTTCAGCGTGGCCAGGAAATTCTGCGTCACCTTATAGAACTCATCGGTAGTATGGCCGCCCTTGTCCTGTAGCTGAAAGGTAAAGCCGCCACTCGTTCCAAATCCCGTAATGGTTGGCTGTTGGATAAAGACAAGCTCAGCATCCCGAATGTTGGCTGTTTTCTGTTTCATCAGCTTGATGACGTCGTCGTCGCTAACGCCGGGACGCTCATCCCAGGGTTTTAATCGGACGATAATCAGCCCATAGGCGCTCCCGTTACCCGCCACGAAATTCTGCCCCAGCGTACGCATACTGTTTTGCACTTCGGGGATCGTATGCACGATGGAATCGACCTGATCGGCCATAGCCGTAGTTCGTTCGACTGACGAAGCTGGGGGAAGCGTGATATTGACGAAAATACTGCCCATGTCTTCTTTCGGCACGAAGCTGGAAGGCGTGGTTTTGAACAGCGTGTAAAACAGTCCGCCAAACAACCCAATACCGATAAGTGCCAACCATTTCCGGGCCGACAGAAATGTGACCGACCTGGTGTATTTGGCCGTTAGGGAATCATAACCCGCATTAAAGGCAACCCCAAAGCGTTGTAATAACCCTTTAGGTTTTTCGCCTTCGGCATGTTGCGGTGGTTTCAGGAAGAGAGCCGCCAGCGCCGGGCAAAGCGTTAAGGCATTGACCGCCGAAATAATAATGGCGACGGCCAGCGTAATACCAAACTGCTTGTAAAACACCCCCGCAGAACCTGTGATAAATGTTACGGGCAGAAACACCGACGCCATCACGAGCGTAATCGAAATGATAGCGCCCGAGATTTCACTCATGGCGTCAATGGCCGCTTTACGGGGTGATTTATAGCCGCTTTCCAGCTTCGAGTGAACGGCCTCGACCACCACAATGGCATCATCCACCACAATACCAATGGCCAGCACCAACGCAAACAGCGTGAGCAGATTAATACTGAAACCAAACAGATACAGGAAGAAAAACGTACCCGTAATGGCCACTGGCACCGAAACGCCGTGAATGATGGTCGAGCGAAAATCCTGCAGGAAAATGAAGATCACGAGGAACACCAGCGCGAAACATTCCAGCAGCGTGTGTAACACTTTGCTGATCGATGCATCCAGAAACTGGTTGATATCGACCAAATAGACAAAATGAACCCCTGCCGGGAAAGATTTGGCGGCAGCCTCAATGACCTTCTTGGAGTTGTTGATCACATCCCGCGCATTGGAACCGGGCGTCTGGCTCACCGAAATACCCACCGACTGCTTGCCATTGGTGCTTGTAAAGCTGGTATACGTCTGCGAGCCCAGCTCAATCCGGGCAATATCCCGAAGTCGCAGCAACTGCCCATTGCCGGTTGTTTTGATGATAATATCCCCAAACTGTTGTGTAGACTGCAATCGGCCACTGTACCGGATAACGTATTGGAAAGTCTGGTTGTCATTTTCGCCGAATTTACCGGGTGCCGCATCCACATTTTGGTCTGATAGAGCCGTTGATACATCGGCAGGAGTAATCCCGTAAATGGACATGACGTCGGGCTTGAGCCAGATTCGCATGGAGTACGTTTTGGCTGATCCGAACACGTTGGCGGCCCCCACGCCATTCACCCGCTGGAGTTGGGGAATAACGTTGATGGCGGCATAGTTTTGCAAAAATGTCTGATCGTAAGCTGCATTATCGCTATAGATCGACATAATCAGCAAGTTGCTACTTTGCTGTTTCCGAACCGTTACGCCAGCCTGCGTAACTTCCTGCGGCAACAGGCTCGTCGCTGCCGAAACCCGGTTCTGTACGTCCACTGCAGCCTGGTTAGGGTCGGTACCCACGGCGAAATAAATGCTGATGCTACCGGCCCCATCGTTGGTTGCCGACGAGGTCATGTAGGTCATGCCTTCTACGCCGTTAATCTGCTCTTCCAGCGGCACAATCACGCTTTTGAGCACGACATCGGCGTTGGCACCACTATAGCTAGCAGAAACCTGTACGGTTGGTGGCGAAATATCGGGGTATTGAGCGATAGGCAACTTGACCATGCCCAGAATGCCCAACAAGACAATCAGGGCCGAAATGACGGTACTTAATACCGGACGTTCTATGAATATGCGAAGCATAAGGCAGGTTGTTGAGAATAACTTACAAGTCCGTGTTTGTGTCGGTCGCAGCGGTTGTTGTATTGGGGGCTGTCGTTTTATAGACGCTGGCTGGCGAAGCAGGCTTCGGCTTAATCGATGCGCCGTCTTTCAGACCCGTTCCTCCGTCGAGCACAACTTTATCGCCCGCTTTTAGCCCGCTCTGAACAACGAAGTATTGCCCGTCGGGTGTGGGTGTCACGGTTACGGCAGTAGTTTTGGCGATGTTATTTTTCCCGACGACAAAGAGGAATCGTTTGTCCTGAAGCTCGGAGGTGGCACTTTGGGGAACTACCAGCGCCGAGTCGATGGTGCGAGGAACACGAACGGTACCGCTGTTGCCACTGCGCAGGAGTGCTTGCGGATTAGGGAATGTAGCGCGGAAATTACTGGAGCCCGTTTGGGTATCAATCTGACCAATAGCCGTTTTGATTCGACCTTTGTAATTATACGTCGATCCGTCGGCTAATAGAAGTATAACGTCGGGCAACTTAGCCAGCTTTTCCTGAAGCGTGTTGCCGCTCACATCACGGGTGAAATCGAGTAACTGTTTTTCGTTCAGGGCAAAATAAGCGTATACTTCGCTGATGCCCGAAATCGTCGTTAGCGGATTAGTTGTCGTGCTGGTCACCAGACTTCCGATCTTGTACGGTATCGACCCAACGACGCCACTAACGGGGCTAACCAGATTCGTGTAGCCCAAGTTGGTTTGGGCATTGGCCAGAGCAGCCTGCGCCTGAGCTAGAGCAGCCTTTTTGGAGGCTAGTGTATATTGAGCTGTTTCCAGCTCATAGGGACTGATAATGTCTTTCTCAACCAGAGGACGGACTTTATTAACGGCCAACAAAGCCGAACTGACATCGGCCTGCGCTGTTCGGACACCCGCCTGAGCAGTCAGTACGTCCTGGGCATACTGAGGGGCATTAATGCGGAAGAGCCGTTGCCCTTTTTTGACCGTTGCGCCTTCATCCACATAAATAGCCTCGACAAACCCATCCACTTTGGGACGAATTTCAACATTCTGTTCTCCCTGAATGATGGCGGGAAAATCGACGTAGAGAACCTCCTTACGAGGAGCGAGCGTCAATACTGAGTACGTTTTAGGCTGTTTTAAGGCGGTCGAGTCCGTCTGACCGCCTTTTTTTTTTGTCGGAGCTGCTACAGGCTGTTAGACAGATTCCGGCCAACAGAAGCATAGCCCATTGGCAATTCGTAGTGTATTGTGGATGCTTTCGAAACGCTTTCATAATCTATTCGTATCCTCATCGGATACTCAATAACATTACAAAAGCCACCGTGGGTTATTAGTTGGGGATTAAAAACAAGTTGAATCCCCAAATTGCCTGGATGAATAGGCGATTTGGGGTGCGGAAAGAGCTATCTAAATTGCATAGTTCAGGCACTCCTGAATGTCATCGATCTCCAAGCTAGGATAATCTGCCAGAATTTCGTTCCATGTCATTCCACTGACCAGCAACTCCAGAATAGCTGTAACGAGTAATCTCGATCCGCGGATAGTGGGTTTCCCGTGACAGATGGCGGGGTCAATGGTGAATTAGCATGAGTTCCTATTTTAGTAAAGTTAAGGTAGGAAGAACGTATTCACAATGGTCCTCACTCAACCACAACACATCCGTAAGCGGGCACGGTAACTCGGCTATTCAGGAACGAGCCACCCGGTTTTGTCTCAAATACGATGCAACGACACCATTCCTCACCGGGAGAAAAGACCACCTCAATAGGCTTTTTGGTCAGGTTGTGAATCAACAGAACGCAGGGGCCACCACTGGCATCCTGACGCATAAACGCAACAATCCCTTTCTGCCGAATGCCGGACGGTAAAAGCTTACTGATATTATTCGTCAGAATTGGGTGACTGTTTCGATAGTGAATCAGGCGTTTGTAATGATTGACCAGCGAATCAGGATCGCTTAGCTGCTGAGCCAGTGGGTGAACCGTTTGGCTGGTGCTATATTTTCCCCGACGCCAACGAGTACGCTGTGTATCTCGAGCGCGAACATCCCACAGAAACGGTTCCCTGATGTATTCGTCGGGTTTCATGCCAAGCATGCCAAGTTCCTCACCATAATACAGGTAAGGTAAACCCGGCAGCGTAAGCAAGAGGCTAGCCGCTACTTTCAATTGGTCGAGGTTGCCCTTTAGCAAACTGCCAATGCGGTTCTGATCATGATTGGATAGCAGCAAGGCATCAATAAAGTTGGGATTTACGTTGCCGAATGCCTTATGAACATATAGCAGAAACTCCACTAAATCTTCGGTATCGTTTTCCTTACCTACAATCTCGGCAATCGCCAATTGAAGGTCAAAATTGAAGTTGGCTTTCAACCCTCTGAAATAGGGCGCAATCCGTTCTGGGCGTGTCCAGACTTCGCCAACGGTATACGCTCCCGGTTTGGCCGCTTCAACGACTTTTCCAAACTCCTGCCAGAACTCGTGATTTTTAGGTTCTTCGGCTTCACGATAGAGATGGCGGGCGGCATCCAGTCGAAACCCATCTATTCCCACCTCATTGAGCCAGTAGCGGGCTATGTTAAAAAACTCGTCCCGAACGGGCTGGTGATCAAAATTCAGATCGGGCATGCCGCTCCAGAACATCCCATAATATTGTTCAGGATAGTTAGCCCCGCGAACCGAATGCCAGGGATTTTTCTCGCCCGAATCGGCAGTAATGTCCCGAGTAGCTAGTTTTCGGGCCTTAATTTCAGCGGGCGTTAGCCATTTGTAGTAATGCCAATAGGGATTATCCGGCCCTTTGGAGGCTTCCTGAAACCACTTATGCTGAATACTGGTATGGTGTAATACTAAGTCAATAATAACGGCAATGCCTCGCTGATGCGCTTCGGAAATCAGTCGTTTGAAGTCGTCCAGCGTGCCATATTCCTGATCGATGCCGTAGTAATCCGTCACATCGTATTTATGGTAGCTGGGTGATGGATTGATGGGCATAAGCCAAATGGCTGACACCCCGAGGTCGCTCAAATAATCGAGCTTATTGGTAATACCGTTGAGGTCACCAATACCATCGCCATTGGAGTCGGCAAACGAACGGACGAAAATCTCGTAGTGAACACCTGTTTGTCCGACAGGAACTGGGCTGGACTGGATAGGCGCTAAAGTTGTATTGGCTTGAGCAGAGTTTGCAGCGGTCATTCTTTACAGACTAGCTTACTAGCTAAATAGTTTCAGGGCCTGATAAACCCGGTGTGTGGGTAAACCCATCACGGTATAAAACGAACCTTCCAGTCGTTCGATGCCCACCAGGCCAATAAAGTCCTGTGCACCATACGATCCAGCTTTGTCGAATGGCTTACATTCCTTGATGTAATAGGCAATTTCACTGTCGGTAAGCGGGGCAAATTGTACCCTTGTTTCGTCCGTGAACGAATCTAATTGAGGTTCGCCGTTGGTGCCGGGAGCAAGAATGGCAACCCCCGTTCGAACGCGATGCGTTTGTCCAGACAAAGCTCGAAGCATTCGCTGGGCATCGGCTTCATCCTGGGGCTTGTTCATGATATGATCGTCTAGAATCACAACCGTATCGGCGCAAAGAATAATCCGATTGCCCAAATCCGGCATAAATTGATCCGCTTTCTGACGAGCCAGATATTCGGCAACCTCATTCGCGGGCATGGTTTCGGGGAAGATTTCGTCGGTAGGCCGAGTTTCGATGGTGAACGAAAAACCGGCATCGGTCATCAGTTGTTTGCGTCGGGGCGATCCCGAAGCCAACACGAGTGGATAGCGTAATGTGAGCATGTAGGCAGAAAGACGAAGTGCAAAATTAACCTAAAAATGAAGGTTTCTGCGTATATTGGTTGATTGCTTATTTGTAACTATGACCATTCGACTCGCTACTATTTCTGATTCAGCCGCGATAACGGAGCTGGCTATTACCACTATGCGTGAGGCTTTTGGTCCACCTCACAACCCTGTCGAACTCGTGGAAGAATACGTTCAATCGGCTATGAGCGTTCCCATTATGGAAGCGGAATTAGCCGATCATCGGTCTACTTTTTTTCTGCTCGAATCAGGTGATGGAGAGCTTGTTGGCTACGCGAAACTACGCAAACACGCCCCTCCCCGGAAAATGGCCGACCGAAACGCTATTGAAATTCAACGCATTTATCTTTTGCAAAATCAGATTGGCCAAGGGCAGGGGCGTATACTGATGCAACATTGTCTGGACTGGTCGCGAAATCAAGGGTATACTGCTGTTTGGCTGGGAGTTTGGGAGCGGAATGCCCGCGCAATGGCCTTCTATGAAAAAATCGGTTTCAGAAAATTCGGGTTTCATTATTTCCAGTTTGGCACCGAGCGTCAGCGGGATTTCTGGCTTGAGAAACAATTAGATAATTAGGAGGTTGGTATTTTTGCCTGTTATTTTAACACTTTAATTAGTTTATAATTAAAGCTTTATCCGAAAATCGTTACTAATCGTGTCGGAATCAGTTTATCGTTTGTTCACTTAAACCAGTCCATCCGCTTATCACTATTAGCTGTTCAAGATCATAATGTATCAACTTTATCCGAACGAATGTCAATCAAGGTTTCATCAGTTTCTGGTGTGGCTGATTGTTCTGTGCGGATGCAATCTGTCGGTTTTTGCTCAGGTCGATACTACTCGACAAATCCGGAAAGACCCGCTTGAAAATGTTCAGGTCGATACACTTCGGCACATTGGCATTGACGTTGGGCCAACTGATTCGCTGACAGCTGCCCATTTAACTGCCCAGACAGACAGTATTCTGATGCGTCGAGATAGTGTTTTTTACAGTCGTCTGAAAACATCGATGTATAAACATCGGCTAACCCGGCAACTCTACGATGCTGTTTTTCGTGACGTGTACAATAGCCGTATCCAAACCGGTGAAGTAAGTCAGATTGAAGTCAATCCATTTAAGATATTTGAAGGGCGGATTATTGGGGATATTTATATCCGCCGACTGGGCGTATTTGGGCAAACGGTTTACGATACACTTCGAAAAGCAAATAACTGGGTCGAGCGAGTGGGTAGCACGGTGCATACAAATACACGCGAGCATGTTATTCGGAACTCTTATTTGCTGTTTCGGCAGGGCGATGCACTCAATCCGGTTGTCTTGCGCGATAACGAACGGCTGTTGCGAACGACGTCTATTTTTCACGATGCCCGGATTTTAGTAGTCCCCCGACCGGGCAGTCGACAGTTTGTTGATGTGTATGTGATTACGCAGGATGTCTGGTCGTTATTGCCAAATGGTGGCTTTGGCGGGTTTACGAATTTCAGCGTTGGCTTCGATCAGGTTAATTTTCGAGGATTGGGCCATCAGCTTTTTGCACAATTCGCCTATTCAGGAACCGATCCACGTCAGAAAGCTGAATACCAGACCCGCTATAAAGTACCATTCATCGGGAAAACCTTTCTAACTG
Proteins encoded in this region:
- a CDS encoding GNAT family N-acetyltransferase, which encodes MTIRLATISDSAAITELAITTMREAFGPPHNPVELVEEYVQSAMSVPIMEAELADHRSTFFLLESGDGELVGYAKLRKHAPPRKMADRNAIEIQRIYLLQNQIGQGQGRILMQHCLDWSRNQGYTAVWLGVWERNARAMAFYEKIGFRKFGFHYFQFGTERQRDFWLEKQLDN
- a CDS encoding Maf family protein; the encoded protein is MLTLRYPLVLASGSPRRKQLMTDAGFSFTIETRPTDEIFPETMPANEVAEYLARQKADQFMPDLGNRIILCADTVVILDDHIMNKPQDEADAQRMLRALSGQTHRVRTGVAILAPGTNGEPQLDSFTDETRVQFAPLTDSEIAYYIKECKPFDKAGSYGAQDFIGLVGIERLEGSFYTVMGLPTHRVYQALKLFS